The Chrysemys picta bellii isolate R12L10 chromosome 12, ASM1138683v2, whole genome shotgun sequence genome has a segment encoding these proteins:
- the LOC101947648 gene encoding carbohydrate sulfotransferase 6-like — translation MVATESNGATPDPANADNAGSGTKVAEATAATLECDPWLRPWPWFRHQGRMFTRVTTQRLLLLLSSTLLLLWLGCWHGAVPPPPGRTHILLLSSWRSGSTFAGQLFSQHPDVFYLMEPAKHVWYHLPGGSPELLQGPARNLLHTLFRCEMAALQDFGHQPHWASQIFMWPMSRALCSPPACEAFQRGDIVRPVECQAYCDPSPFGKAAEACITYSHVALKVVRFFQLEALYPLLADPALDLRIIHLVRDPRAVYASRQHISLYLEDLLISRAHNATPNARLVMRKVCHSQAGMYLAALRHPPPALRGRYLLTRYKDLVRDPVGQVAEWYHYTGLASSPWLEAWVHNITHWSGPQDPEVLAVRRDASKVSQAWGHQLSFHQVQKVQEICKPAMEVFGYRPVSSEEEQRDLTKDLVLPREEIEAQTKGSSVFSDLH, via the exons ATGGTGGCAACAGAGAGCAATGGAGCTACCCCCGATCCTGCCAATGCCGACAATGCCGGAAGCGGTACGAAAGTGGCCGAGGCTaccgctgccaccctggaatGCGACCCGTGGCTCCGCCCTTGGCCTTG GTTCCGCCACCAGGGCAGGATGTTCACCAGAGTCACCACCCAGcgcctgctgctcctgctctcgtCCACGCTCCTGCTCCTCTGGCTGGGCTGCTGGCACGGCGCCGTGCCACCTCCTCCCGGCAGGACCCACATACTCCTCCTCTCCAGCTGGCGCTCGGGCTCCACCTTTGCCGGCCAACTCTTCAGCCAGCACCCCGACGTCTTCTACCTGATGGAGCCAGCCAAGCATGTCTGGTACCACCTGCCCGGAGGCAGcccggagctgctgcaggggcccGCTCGGAACCTGCTCCACACCCTCTTCCGGTGTGAGATGGCCGCGCTGCAGGACTTTGGGCATCAGCCCCACTGGGCATCCCAGATCTTCATGTGGCCCATGAGTCGGGCCCTCTGCTCTCCGCCCGCCTGCGAGGCCTTCCAGCGCGGGGACATTGTGAGGCCGGTGGAGTGCCAGGCCTACTGCGACCCCAGCCCCTTCGGGAAGGCGGCAGAGGCCTGCATCACCTACAGCCATGTGGCGCTGAAGGTCGTCAGGTTCTTCCAGCTGGAGGCACTTTACCCGCTCTTGGCCGACCCGGCCCTCGACCTCCGCATCATCCACCTGGTGCGGGACCCCCGGGCCGTCTATGCCTCCCGCCAGCATATCTCGCTCTACCTGGAAGACCTGCTTATCAGTCGGGCCCACAATGCCACGCCCAACGCCCGCCTGGTCATGCGCAAAGTCTGCCACAGCCAAGCCGGCATGTACCTGGCCGCCTTGCGCcacccacctcctgccctgcgTGGACGCTACCTCCTGACACGCTACAAAGACCTGGTCCGGGATCCAGTGGGTCAGGTGGCCGAGTGGTACCACTATACCGGCTTGGCCTCCTCCCCCTGGCTCGAGGCCTGGGTGCACAACATCACCCACTGGTCTGGGCCTCAGGACCCCGAGGTCCTCGCAGTGCGGAGGGATGCCAGCAAGGTCTCACAGGCCTGGGGGCACCAGCTTAGCTTCCACCAGGTGCAGAAAGTGCAGGAGATCTGCAAGCCGGCCATGGAGGTCTTTGGGTACCGGCCGGTCAGCtcggaggaggagcagagggaccTCACGAAGGACCTGGTGCTTCCGAGAGAAGAGATCGAGGCTCAGACGAAGGGCTCGAGTGTCTTCTCTGATCTGcactga
- the PPP1R11 gene encoding E3 ubiquitin-protein ligase PPP1R11, whose amino-acid sequence MAEATATATATAGGRAASATVTETVTIEPENRSLTIKLRKRKPDKKVEWSSDTVDNEHLGRRSSKCCCIYEKPRAFGESSTESEDEEDEGCGNAHCIRGHRKGEHGGRGGGGSGGGRGSPRKAEPPGQDHAAAMQH is encoded by the exons ATGGCGGAAGCGACGGCGACTGCGACAGCGACGGCCGGTGGGAGGGCAGCCAGCGCCACCGTGACCGAGACCGTCACCATTGAGCCG GAGAACCGCAGCCTGACCATCAAGCTGAGGAAGCGAAAGCCGGATAAGAAGGTGGAATGGTCGAGCGACACGGTGGACAACGAGCACTTGGGCCGTAGGTCGTCCAAAT GCTGCTGCATCTACGAGAAGCCGCGGGCCTTCGGCGAGAGCTCCACGGAGAGCGAGGACGAGGAGGACGAGGGCTGCGGCAACGCCCACTGCATCCGGGGCCACAGGAAGGGGGAGCACGGGGGCCGAGGGGGCGgcggctccggggggggcaggggcagcccccGCAAGGCCGAGCCGCCGGGCCAGGACCACGCTGCAGCCATGcagcactga
- the POLR1H gene encoding DNA-directed RNA polymerase I subunit RPA12 has translation MELGNSCFQSDLDFCPECGTILPLPGVQDKVTCVRCSFSIDVRDFEGKVVQSCVEFNRLGSVALMIMDDGQEVKGPMIDRKCPQCGHEGMVYHTRQMRSADEGQTVFYTCGQCKFQEKEDS, from the exons ATGGAGCTGGGCAACTCCTGCTTCCAGTCGGACCTGGATTTCTGCCCAGAgtgtgggaccatcctgcctctgCCAGGCGTCCAGGACAAGGTGACGTGCGTGCGCTGCTCCTTCTCCATCGATGTACGAG ATTTCGAAGGGAAGGTGGTCCAGTCCTGTGTCGAGTTCAACCGGCTGGGCTCCGTGGCTCTGATGATCATGGATGATGGGCAGGAGGTCAAGGGACCCATG ATTGACAGGAAGTGCCCCCAGTGTGGTCACGAGGGCATGGTCTACCACACCCGGCAGATGAGATCAGCGGATGAAGGACAGACTGTCTTCTACACCTGTGGCCAGTGCAA GTTCCAGGAGAAGGAAGACTCGTGA